Part of the Dehalococcoidales bacterium genome is shown below.
CAGTAGCCTTGTTCGCCTGGTTCCTGGGAGTTTTTGGCGTTCATCGCTTTTATCTGGGGAAAATAGGAACCGGGATTCTGATGTTGGTAACCTGTGGAGGGCTGGGTATCTGGGCATTTATTGATTTTATATTAGCTGTAGCTGGAGTCATGAAGGACAAAGAGGGCAAGCTGATTAAAAACTGGTAGAAAGCCCAATTTGGGTTCTTTGTTACTGGCGTGTTAAAAAGCCAGTGCTTTGTTAACCTTGGCCTGCTACCTCGATTACCCCCATTTGTAGCAGTTTGTTGAAATAAAATTCTGCTTGGCTGCCAGCTGGTATCCATGAAGCGAAGTCATGATAATAAAAAATGCCAGCCGTGCGCATGGTATCGATTATCCCTGCCCATTCAGCAGGTATGTTGAAGCGCATGCGTGTAACGGCATTGTAGCATTGTATGCCGCCTTCAATCTGAATAAGGTCCAGTCTTTTGATGGCTAGCTGAAATGCAGTATTGCTTGTATCCAGTTCTACATCACAAGGATGAATCGTTTCTCCTGGCAGTCGAGTATTAACCTCAGCGGCAAAAGCCTGATAAGCTCTGTGTACCGCTTCTCTTTGCTCAGCAGTCATTGCCGGATCGTGTACTCCCAGGTGGTTCAAGCTGAATTGAGCTTGGCCAGCAATTGGGGAAACAGTGGTTGCCTCCAGTCCATAGGCACTGGGGTCGCTCCCTACTTTTGAAGAACGTGTAGCTTCGAAAGGGAAACAGGAAACGAAGTTAAAACTGTCTTCGAGCTGGCTTACTACTTCGAGCGATTCCATTGCTTCTTGAAAATTGGTTGATGGTAAATCAGGTATCAGGTTGATTTTAAGATTCAATCCTGCCTCTTTCGCGTTAAGCATAAAATCTATATTTTGTTGGCGATTGGCGCATTTATTCATGAGTTTCAGAACCCGGTCATTCATACTTTCGATTCCGACAGCAAGGAATTCGCAACCTGCCTCTACCATTGTTTCCATGATATCAACAGTAAAATGCCGATCGGCTATAGCAAAACTGTGCCACTTTACCTGGAGACCACGCTCTAATATAAGTTGACTCATGCGGTTGGCGAAAGCCGGTGGGATAGCTTCGGTGATAACCGAAAAACGATTTACTCCATGCTGTTTGATCTGGTACTCCATTTCATTTACAAATGAACTGGGGTTGCGGGAGCGGTATTTGGAACTGCCCCGGTATATTCCGGTGTAATCACAGTAATGGCATTTCCCCCAATAACAACCACGAGCCTGGACAATGCCAATTTCAGGTTCGTGTAAACTGTTGAGAATACCTGGTTCATATTCTGCATATGGCAGTTTATTTAAATCCAGGCCTTCGGCTGGCAAGTTTAAAACCACATTATCTCCTGATTTTGATGCCACTCCGGAAACCTTGTCCGGTTGCCATGTTCCCGACTGCTTTTGAAAGGTCAGTTCAGCCAGGGGATATTCACCATCTGATATCACCAGGGCATCGATAGAAGGATGAGATGTGAGAATATGGGTGATATTGTCCTTATCCATAAAAGATATGGTCGGGCCGCCTAAAATTATCGAAACATCGGGCTTGTGCCGTTTAAGATAACGGCTGAGGATCAGCGCCGGCCCCAGCTGGGGTCCAGTTGGAACCGAAATTCCTGCAACAATCAGATCATCTGGCAGGGTATTCAAGAATATATTCCTTTCCAAAAATGCCTGATAGAACTGTGTAAAAGCAGAGCTAAAAAACTCCGGATTGGTCAGCTCTGCCAATGGTTTATCGATACGGTATGGTTTAGCTGCCATATTCAGGAGGTAACTCAATTGTGAAGCATCCTCTCTGAAAACGTGCTTGCCTTGCTGATCGGTAAAAAAATCGCGATAGCGTGAAATCAAGCGTGCGGCTACTGCTGGAACTGATTCCGGGGGTAATTCAAGATCATCGCCAAAGTTGCCTGAAATCATGTTATTCAAACGTTCTGGATCCAGCAGGTATACAGCAAAATCCTCGTTTAAATCTCCTTGCACGGAGGCAATCCCCAGGGATGACAGGTATCCGGATAACACTGCAGTTGAAGGGTAGTAAGAACCAAAATTGGTTTCAACCAGCGGCGGGAAAAGCAAGGCTACTGCAGGTTTAACGAATGGCATGCATTTTCCTGATCTATCCCTATCCGGCTTTATTTTGGTAAGGCTCTGGTGATCTTTGGAAAGGCTAGCCATGTTATTCTGTTTTTGCTTCCGGGGCTGGCACCAAAATGTCGATAATTGGCGTGAGTGCAGCTTTATCAAATCCCACTTCAACTATGCGTATATTACGAACTTCTTCCGGCTGGGCAAATGACGCAGGTTGATTTTCTGGTTCATTCTCTACCAATGGTGCGGTTTCGGCAGAGGCTTTCTGAGAAGAGAGAGCTTCTGCCACTTGTGTTGGTATGGGGTATTTGGTAACAATAAAACTTCCCATTATTGGTTTAAAGGAGTCGTAATTCCTTTGTACAATATCCATCTCACCTTTTTCATACCATTCGGGATCGTCCATGCACTCTATGATGATATCGGGGCGTAAAAAGCGGCTGAAGTCGGATATCAAACCAATGGTTTTTGGTTGATTGTCGATATACAATACCATGCTTGGCCACTCTAACCGGGGCCGGGATTCCAATCCCTTAGATCTGATGGTGATCCATTCTCTCCTGGTGGTGGCATTTTTAGCCGACCAAGCGCAGTCAGTAAGGTCCGCCCCAAAAGCAATATAGCGGTTGTGGGTGCTTTCCCTGACGATAATGTCAGACATCATAAAAGATGGATCATATCCTTCGTGCCCGAGCAGTAGCGTCTCCAATTTCTGCGGTTCAAGCACATTTTCATCGAAGAAGCCCTTTTTCTCATCCGGCTGAAGTTCGTGGCACATAAACCTCATTTCGTCATACGGTATAGCCAGCGCTTGATCTGGTTTTAACAGGCTGGCTATAGCCATGATTAGCCACTTTTCATAACCCATCTTTATAATTGGAAGCGCATAAGAAGCGACCAAGCGGGCTGCTTCATCTTCAAAATCATCCAGAGTCAGTTCTTTTTTGAGTAGCATGAACAGTGGATCGCGCAGGGGGCGAATAAGCCCGTTAAGCGGATCTGTTATCATCCAGTCTAATTTGGAAGGCATCTTGATCTCTGATATCTCCAGAGCTGGCATTAGTTGGGCAGCCTCGGTTTTGTATTTATCACTCACTTCAAGGGCTTGGATCAGGATTTGAGGTGTTTTCTCCCTGATAAAAGCTTTTCTTACCTGGTTGAAGACGGTGTAAAAACCTTCATTCAGTTCTTTAGGGATAAGTGTGATCCCTTTACGGATAGTAATTTCGGGATTTTGAGCGATGAAATTTTCGAGCGCTTGAAAGGCTGATCGCCATTCACCTTGCATGGTTTCCTCCTGATGATTAGTTTCATTGATTTCCGTGTGTATTAAAGCACCTTTTTTAAAGCATCGGCAATAGCTGGTATCAGCTGGGCAATTTTTGTCGCCGGGGTTGGCCGTACAATTTCGCCCATGTGACGGTTAGCCTGAGCTGCCTTTAAGCAGGCTTCAGCCGGATCCATTCCGGACGATATCAATGCTGATACAATACCCGTAATTGTATCTCCGGTGCCGCCAATGGGTTCAAGGGCAGGGATCAGCGGATCTTTAACTACTCCGTAGACTTCCCCTTTAACCATTATATGATCAATAGCGGCTTTCACCAATAGATAATCAGGGGCATTGCCACTGGCATACGCTTCTTTACCCAGCCGGGCAATTTCAGTATTGTCTACATTAAAGATAAAGTGCTGTACATAAGCTGGATGAGCAGCCTCAGCATCGGCTATAAAGCTCAACTCGCCAGGATCCGGAGTGAACAAGTTGAATTTTGGTGCGAGTCCTATCGCTTTAGCATTGAGCAAGGCGCCAGCATCGGCAATGAAGAATGGCTTGGGAGTTGTTTCTTCTACTGCTTGTACCAGTTTTAAAAACGGCTCTCGTGTAGGTAAAAGATAATGAAGAGTGAGTACAGTAGATCCAATAGATGAGATTTCCTGGGTTAAATATTCAAGTATCTTGATAGTTCCATCCCCCATGCCGGTATCACCATAGGTAACCAGATGAGGCGGTTCGATACCTAGTGTCTGGCAGGTGGTAGCGGCTGCTGACGCCATGGCGGCAGTTCCCAAGGTGACGTACTTGCCTTCGAGGGCATAGTCGCCGATATCTAATCGGCCTTTCTGATACCTGCATGCACCCTGTGTCAAGGGAATACCATCAATCGGTATAGTTCCTGCGATAACTAACATCAGATCTTGCTCCTTTCTTCCCTAAAGAGTTCGGCTGCCTTCTGATAGGCATGCTCCATGGTATAGGCGCAGATAGTCTTTCCCAGCTCCTTGGGGGAAGGCCCTTCCCCAATCACGGTGTCAATCAAGCTCAGACCGAGCAAGGGTACATCTGGTCAGCCGCCACCGGAGATGTTAACAATAACACCAGTACCTTTCCGGTAGGTCACTTTCATATTCCCGCACCTTACCATTGTATAACCTGCATAGTCGGTCACCTTGATCAGCTGGGTAAGGTACACCGGGACCAACTGGGTGCCCTTTGGCAGGAACAATATATCCATAAAGAGGATGTTATTATTCTCAAGGATACGCTCTACTGCATCCACATCGTCAGCATTGATTTCCAGAGCCATATCGCAACCAGTGCGATATTCCGGAGGCGGCGCAACTTCATTTGATGAGTAGCCGGCATGCTCTAAAAAATGCTTACCACGCATGGCATAGTAAATGTAGTCGAATACTACCAGAGCTTTTTCCTTTTCAACTTCTTTGGTCACTTTTTCCTCCTTGGGGGAGATACTGTTGCCTAACCCGGCCAGTAGAAATCACCTGCACGGGAAAAAATTGATACCAATAGCACTGTATACCAAACATATAGCGAAAGGGCGGTTGTAATTGCCAGAGCGATAAATGGTCCTCGTACCTTGAACTTTGTGTCTGTCCAATAAAAATCGATTGCCTCTTCTGAACATGCTTCAACGCAACGACCACATTTAATGCATGAGCCTCCCTGGGGGTGTCCCTTGTCTACATCTTCCGGATTAAGAGCGAACATGCGGCAAGAGTTAACACAATCCAGGCATTTAACACAGCGTTCCTGGTTAATTTTTAAGCGAAATGGGCTGATGCGGTCGAGGAGGTTGATAATCGTACCGGCAGGGCAAATGTAGCAAAACCATCGTCTTTTAGTTAAGATTGGTAATATAATTGCCATTATTCCAAGAATACCAATCACCAACCAGAAAGCTTTCAGCTTGAGCCATAAAACCGGGTAAAAAAGGTTTACCAGGGAAAAACCCAGAAATATTGAGAGCAACACCAGCGCCAAAACCAGGCTGTAACGTAATATATTTATCCATGGCTTTAAAGGTCCATAATAAAATTTATTATTAATGCCAATCTTCTGCCTGAGAAAATCCAACCGCACAAATTCCCGTCTGCCTGATGCAGCTGCTTCTGGCAGGCCGCCAAGCGGGCAAATCCATCCGCAATAAGCTCTGCCAAACAAGAGGAGAATGATTGCGTAGGGCACCATGAATAGGGCGAAAGTGGCCAAGTTTCCTGGTATTTGAGTTTGCCAGGCATTAACCGAAGGCAAGAATTCAGCGCCTCCCCAGAAGATGGCTGGCAAAACCAATGGGTGGGGGAATTGCAAGGTTCCGATACCGCCGGTACCCGGAAAATAGTACCCTGGATTAAAATGATCCACCCATTGCATGAACTGGGTTGGGCCCCAGAGCATGATCAGCCCCGCTAAACTCAGGGCAATAACCGTAGCAAGTGCAATGAAAAAAGACCGCCTGAGGCGTTCAATCTTGCCTGACTTCAGGATATAGAATATCATCAAGCCGCTGATTAATCCCAGCGCTACACCCAATATTGGGTAAGGTTTGGAGTACCACCAGCCGTTGAAGGCTGCGGTAACAAGCCCCATCAACAAAGCCAGCCGGAACGGGCTTAACTTCATTGTCATCCTATTCGTCCACCGATGATGTCGATAAAGTTATTTAATCTTTCTTGAATATCACTCGTGTTTGTGTAAACGAGAGAAGAGTCGATGAATACTGGAGGTATTGCCAACTCATGATAAAGAGCATCACCAAGAGCTTCGTAAGACTTCATCAACGGTTTGTATTCCTGTGGCCCATAAAAAACGAGACCATGTACATTGTATCTCCTTGCAGTAGTGATCATGCGGTATTTCTGGGCGGTATAATCTTCCATATACAGACAGGGAGCATTATACAAATAGCGCTCAACCAGGTAATCGAAAGGCGCTGGGAAACCAAAAACTGGCACTCTTTTTCTCAGGAGCATTGATCCCGAACAGCTATAATCGGTTACAATAACTGCATTTGAGCCTTTTACCAGTTCAAGCAGTTCGTTGCTAATAAACCCGGCAAGCATAAGACGCGGTTTGGCATCAACAGGCAATCCCATTAGATTAATCTGGGCAAGCTTGTCCTGATGCTCCAGAAGGTTTCTTTTAAAAACTGGCCTTTCCAGGGAATACCCGGCTTGCTGCAGCTTGAACACATCTTGCCATTCTACCGGTGATCTCCCGCGTATTGGGTATTCATATAATCCCCGGAGGAGTTCCTTTATCTTGTCACTTTGGGTGATAGCCTTGGAGAGGTTAATAATATTAATCGGTTGTCTGTTAAATTGACCAAGGTTTTTTGCGAGCATCTTCAGGTTGTGGCGGAATTTAGCTGTGGCTTTATAATCGCTTCGGTAGCGGTTAACACGTGGCAGTTCCAGAGTAAATATTGATTGATCAAAACACTCTTTAAAACAATGCGTGGCTGTGTAGCTATCGTTTTCTGGACAAGTAATAATAAGGCTGTCAAGCACGTTCAAATCGAGTCCTTCAGCAAGGTTAGTCTTATGTTGGACGCTGCAGGCCTGCCAGCATTTGCCAGGTTTTTCTCCAATAGAACTGCCGGTTGGAATCAATGGCAAACGTAATGGGAACATGCCTGAAGCCAGAATAAGCTCTTCAGGTACCAGCGGGCAGAAATACCCGGTGACTTTTAATCCTAACTGTCTGGCATGCTGTATATTGTTCAGGATGTTATCGAAATCTTTTGATTTGAAGCCTTGCCGCCTGTGTATTTTATTTGCATTCATGATTACTGCAGGATTGTCGTCGTTCTTTGCCACTACCCCGTAGTCCTCAATAGCAGGTCCAGCCATTTGATGGTAACGATATTAAAGTAAACTATCCCAAGGTAGAAACCCGCTAAATAAAGCAGGGCGGATTGTCTGCCTTCGGCCGCCATGACGTGTTGTCTGAAAGGGCAACCTTCAGCAAAAACTGAGAAAAAGCCCATTCCCAATGAGCCGATTATACCGGCGATCAGGATTCCGGGGGAAGTAAAATCAAAACCAAGGGGGAAATTGGTAATCTCTCCCCCTATAAAATAGAAGAAAGTATATCCAACTGCGCCGCCGGCAATTAAACCGATTAATCCCTTTAAGCGGTAAGAGTCTTTTAGCATAATGAAATCTCGGATTCCGCTAATCGTACAGAATTTTGAACGTTGCCCAAGATAACCAATAACTATACCAAGTACCAGAGTTGCAATAGAAGCGATCATTGAGGGACTCCTTTCTTGGCTTTAAAGCGAATATAGATAATTGCCAGCACTACCCCGATCGCAATAGAGGCAAGAGCTATCAGTGCGGTTCCTGAACCGTAGGATACAAGTAAGGCAGTTCTGATTGGGCAGGACCCCCATAACAAGCCCAAATTAGCAACCAGAAAGCCAAAAATAATGGCAAGAAACCTTTTTCTCACCGGGCCCGGCTGGAATGCGAATTCTTTCTTGCGTCTGGCTGCTATAAAGGAGCCAATAAAAACGCCTGCCACAGTGAGCACTGGATATACGATAAAAGCATCTCTTATTGGCCAGTTGGTGCCAATCACTCGGTTAGTAAGCCAAGCAAAAAGGTCGTTGGGATGGCCGATAAAACTGATACCATATGCCTCGGGTGGTTGTACCTTGAAATAGGCCTGTACCAGGGCAGCCCCGAGTCCCATGATAACGCCGATTATAAATACTCTGTAAGAGCTTATTTTCAACTTCATATTAAACTAACCTCAGCCAGGTAGGGAAAGGAACTTTTGCCTTTTCCCCATGGAATGGGCAAGGATAACTGGTGGCTAGTTTGGCATCGAGTTGATGAGAACGCCCACCAAAGAACTCCAGGGTTACCCCTTCGAAGTTTACCCGTTTTTCAAATGTGAGGGTTGTCTTTGCTGGTACTTCTACAAA
Proteins encoded:
- a CDS encoding radical SAM protein, giving the protein MPFVKPAVALLFPPLVETNFGSYYPSTAVLSGYLSSLGIASVQGDLNEDFAVYLLDPERLNNMISGNFGDDLELPPESVPAVAARLISRYRDFFTDQQGKHVFREDASQLSYLLNMAAKPYRIDKPLAELTNPEFFSSAFTQFYQAFLERNIFLNTLPDDLIVAGISVPTGPQLGPALILSRYLKRHKPDVSIILGGPTISFMDKDNITHILTSHPSIDALVISDGEYPLAELTFQKQSGTWQPDKVSGVASKSGDNVVLNLPAEGLDLNKLPYAEYEPGILNSLHEPEIGIVQARGCYWGKCHYCDYTGIYRGSSKYRSRNPSSFVNEMEYQIKQHGVNRFSVITEAIPPAFANRMSQLILERGLQVKWHSFAIADRHFTVDIMETMVEAGCEFLAVGIESMNDRVLKLMNKCANRQQNIDFMLNAKEAGLNLKINLIPDLPSTNFQEAMESLEVVSQLEDSFNFVSCFPFEATRSSKVGSDPSAYGLEATTVSPIAGQAQFSLNHLGVHDPAMTAEQREAVHRAYQAFAAEVNTRLPGETIHPCDVELDTSNTAFQLAIKRLDLIQIEGGIQCYNAVTRMRFNIPAEWAGIIDTMRTAGIFYYHDFASWIPAGSQAEFYFNKLLQMGVIEVAGQG
- a CDS encoding DUF3343 domain-containing protein, with the protein product MTKEVEKEKALVVFDYIYYAMRGKHFLEHAGYSSNEVAPPPEYRTGCDMALEINADDVDAVERILENNNILFMDILFLPKGTQLVPVYLTQLIKVTDYAGYTMVRCGNMKVTYRKGTGVIVNISGGG
- a CDS encoding 4Fe-4S binding protein, producing the protein MTMKLSPFRLALLMGLVTAAFNGWWYSKPYPILGVALGLISGLMIFYILKSGKIERLRRSFFIALATVIALSLAGLIMLWGPTQFMQWVDHFNPGYYFPGTGGIGTLQFPHPLVLPAIFWGGAEFLPSVNAWQTQIPGNLATFALFMVPYAIILLLFGRAYCGWICPLGGLPEAAASGRREFVRLDFLRQKIGINNKFYYGPLKPWINILRYSLVLALVLLSIFLGFSLVNLFYPVLWLKLKAFWLVIGILGIMAIILPILTKRRWFCYICPAGTIINLLDRISPFRLKINQERCVKCLDCVNSCRMFALNPEDVDKGHPQGGSCIKCGRCVEACSEEAIDFYWTDTKFKVRGPFIALAITTALSLYVWYTVLLVSIFSRAGDFYWPG
- a CDS encoding YeeE/YedE thiosulfate transporter family protein; its protein translation is MKLKISSYRVFIIGVIMGLGAALVQAYFKVQPPEAYGISFIGHPNDLFAWLTNRVIGTNWPIRDAFIVYPVLTVAGVFIGSFIAARRKKEFAFQPGPVRKRFLAIIFGFLVANLGLLWGSCPIRTALLVSYGSGTALIALASIAIGVVLAIIYIRFKAKKGVPQ
- a CDS encoding NAD(P)H-hydrate dehydratase; the encoded protein is MLVIAGTIPIDGIPLTQGACRYQKGRLDIGDYALEGKYVTLGTAAMASAAATTCQTLGIEPPHLVTYGDTGMGDGTIKILEYLTQEISSIGSTVLTLHYLLPTREPFLKLVQAVEETTPKPFFIADAGALLNAKAIGLAPKFNLFTPDPGELSFIADAEAAHPAYVQHFIFNVDNTEIARLGKEAYASGNAPDYLLVKAAIDHIMVKGEVYGVVKDPLIPALEPIGGTGDTITGIVSALISSGMDPAEACLKAAQANRHMGEIVRPTPATKIAQLIPAIADALKKVL
- a CDS encoding YeeE/YedE thiosulfate transporter family protein, with amino-acid sequence MIASIATLVLGIVIGYLGQRSKFCTISGIRDFIMLKDSYRLKGLIGLIAGGAVGYTFFYFIGGEITNFPLGFDFTSPGILIAGIIGSLGMGFFSVFAEGCPFRQHVMAAEGRQSALLYLAGFYLGIVYFNIVTIKWLDLLLRTTG
- a CDS encoding 2-hydroxyacyl-CoA dehydratase family protein is translated as MAGPAIEDYGVVAKNDDNPAVIMNANKIHRRQGFKSKDFDNILNNIQHARQLGLKVTGYFCPLVPEELILASGMFPLRLPLIPTGSSIGEKPGKCWQACSVQHKTNLAEGLDLNVLDSLIITCPENDSYTATHCFKECFDQSIFTLELPRVNRYRSDYKATAKFRHNLKMLAKNLGQFNRQPINIINLSKAITQSDKIKELLRGLYEYPIRGRSPVEWQDVFKLQQAGYSLERPVFKRNLLEHQDKLAQINLMGLPVDAKPRLMLAGFISNELLELVKGSNAVIVTDYSCSGSMLLRKRVPVFGFPAPFDYLVERYLYNAPCLYMEDYTAQKYRMITTARRYNVHGLVFYGPQEYKPLMKSYEALGDALYHELAIPPVFIDSSLVYTNTSDIQERLNNFIDIIGGRIG
- a CDS encoding TM2 domain-containing protein, whose protein sequence is MEEISSKSRLAVALFAWFLGVFGVHRFYLGKIGTGILMLVTCGGLGIWAFIDFILAVAGVMKDKEGKLIKNW